The following are encoded together in the Naumannella cuiyingiana genome:
- the purQ gene encoding phosphoribosylformylglycinamidine synthase subunit PurQ, with protein sequence MAARIAVVTFPGTLDDSDALRAVRLSGAEAVPVWHGSDSLDGVDAVILPGGFSYGDYLRCGAIARFAPVMTEIVDAAGKGMPVLGVCNGFQILCEAKLLPGALIRNDVRTFVCRDQRLRVESADTVWTADFTPGQEITIVLKNGEGGYVADAETLRRLEDSDRVVFRYLGDNPNGSLHDIAGITNEAGNVVGLMPHPEHNVEELTSPSVDGRPLFSSVQRYLAALV encoded by the coding sequence ATGGCGGCCCGGATCGCGGTCGTGACCTTTCCCGGCACCCTGGACGACTCCGATGCGCTGCGGGCGGTACGCCTGAGCGGCGCCGAGGCCGTCCCGGTCTGGCACGGCAGCGACAGCCTCGACGGCGTCGACGCCGTGATCCTGCCCGGCGGCTTCTCCTACGGCGACTACCTGCGCTGCGGCGCCATCGCCCGCTTCGCGCCCGTGATGACCGAGATCGTCGACGCCGCGGGCAAAGGCATGCCGGTGCTCGGGGTGTGCAACGGCTTCCAGATCCTGTGCGAGGCGAAGCTGCTGCCCGGCGCGCTGATCCGCAACGACGTGCGTACCTTCGTCTGTCGTGATCAACGCCTGCGCGTGGAGAGTGCCGACACGGTCTGGACCGCCGACTTCACGCCCGGCCAGGAGATCACCATCGTGTTGAAGAACGGCGAGGGGGGCTATGTCGCCGACGCCGAGACCCTGCGTCGGCTCGAGGATTCCGACCGCGTCGTCTTCCGCTATCTCGGCGACAACCCGAACGGCTCGCTGCACGACATCGCCGGCATCACCAACGAGGCGGGCAATGTGGTCGGCCTGATGCCGCATCCGGAGCACAACGTCGAGGAGCTGACCTCGCCGAGCGTCGACGGCCGACCGTTGTTCAGCTCCGTCCAGCGGTATCTGGCGGCGCTGGTGTGA
- the purS gene encoding phosphoribosylformylglycinamidine synthase subunit PurS produces MARVVVDVMPKAEILDPQGKAVTGALQRLGFAGLAVRQGKRFEIEVDGEVTDERLGQIHDAAEKLLANTVIEDFAVRVEETA; encoded by the coding sequence ATGGCACGAGTGGTGGTCGACGTGATGCCGAAGGCCGAGATCCTGGACCCGCAGGGCAAGGCCGTGACCGGCGCCCTGCAGCGGCTGGGCTTCGCCGGACTGGCGGTACGCCAGGGCAAGCGGTTCGAGATCGAGGTCGACGGTGAGGTGACCGACGAGCGGCTCGGGCAGATCCACGACGCCGCGGAGAAGCTGCTCGCCAACACCGTGATCGAGGACTTCGCCGTCCGGGTGGAGGAGACCGCCTGA